The following proteins are encoded in a genomic region of Dyadobacter sp. UC 10:
- a CDS encoding response regulator transcription factor, with protein MSIQIIIAEDHPLVSAGMQFLLTTHNPDMVVTCTADFSKTIAILEKRRFDLLIMDINLPGGDKVSMVSSARLRQPELPILVCSSYDEHLYALPFLKAGANGYISKTSINEDFTRAVDQVLGGRVYASPEVMQHVFHQLLNSRDTQDTVIDKLSGKELDVAQLLVKGHSTKAIGETLHLSASSISIYKSKIFEKLGITNLLELTKYFKVNE; from the coding sequence ATGAGCATTCAGATCATTATCGCAGAGGACCACCCGCTCGTATCGGCAGGAATGCAGTTTTTGTTGACTACCCACAATCCGGATATGGTGGTCACGTGCACGGCTGATTTTTCCAAGACCATCGCGATCCTGGAAAAACGCAGGTTCGACTTGCTGATCATGGACATTAACCTGCCCGGAGGCGATAAGGTGAGTATGGTCAGCTCGGCCAGGCTGCGGCAGCCGGAGCTGCCAATTCTGGTGTGTTCGAGCTATGATGAGCATTTGTATGCATTACCTTTCCTGAAAGCTGGCGCCAATGGGTACATTTCCAAAACATCTATCAATGAGGATTTTACCAGGGCGGTGGATCAGGTCCTTGGCGGGCGCGTTTATGCAAGTCCCGAGGTGATGCAGCACGTTTTTCACCAGTTACTGAATTCCAGGGACACGCAGGATACGGTGATCGACAAGCTTTCAGGAAAAGAACTGGATGTGGCTCAGCTTTTGGTCAAAGGGCATTCCACCAAGGCGATCGGCGAAACACTACACCTTTCAGCCTCGTCGATCAGCATTTATAAATCTAAAATTTTTGAAAAGCTCGGGATAACCAACCTACTGGAACTGACAAAATATTTTAAGGTAAACGAATAA
- a CDS encoding response regulator, whose product MTIALIDNHPVFRTGIRTILTSQFENVVMLETGSIQSFSGGIQQEAVDIIIIGLSEEQPEIDRSALKKAIKNNPMAAVILYYAHNPGFKFASSLIRSGVKGFLIKSGGASDLAVCVNSILSGEPYVCHHVRALA is encoded by the coding sequence ATGACGATTGCACTCATTGATAACCATCCGGTATTTCGTACGGGTATCAGGACCATACTAACAAGTCAGTTTGAAAATGTAGTCATGTTGGAAACAGGGAGTATTCAATCTTTCTCGGGCGGGATACAGCAGGAGGCTGTCGACATCATTATCATCGGCCTGTCGGAAGAACAACCTGAAATTGACCGCAGTGCATTGAAAAAAGCCATTAAGAATAACCCCATGGCCGCGGTGATCCTGTATTATGCGCACAATCCGGGCTTTAAGTTTGCCAGTTCGCTAATCCGCAGCGGCGTCAAAGGGTTTCTTATTAAAAGTGGCGGAGCCAGCGATCTTGCTGTGTGCGTCAACTCGATTCTCTCCGGTGAACCTTACGTTTGCCATCACGTCCGGGCGCTGGCTTAG